A region of the Paraburkholderia flava genome:
TCTTGGTAAGGGTTTAGGTGCCTAGCCGTGAACTGCCGGGCCGGAGCTTTCTCATATCGTGTCTCCGGTCATACCGAAGATCGGTTCTTTCTACATCCAAGCATCAGGCTTGCGGTCAGGAATTTGCCCGACAACCGCAGACTGACTTCATCAGACAAGCAACCCTCATAGATCAAGGGCATGTTCGTGTTTTCGGGGATCTCGCCCACTGACATCAGTGAACCGAAGAGTTCGGTTCAGATATGTAAGTGTCGAGGCCACAATTAGTAACCTGTCGAGATAAAAATTGAAAAAAATCCTGTGGGTGAAATTCGGGTGGTCTGAGTACTATCAGGGTGGTGTAGTCAACGGCAACTTCGCATGGCTAGTTGAGAACGGTGAGAAAAATGGTGGCCGCGGGCATGAAGCTTTCAACTTCATGCCCATGAATGGAATTTACCATTGTTATGTACCACCTCACGCTGGCAGATATGCACCAACAAGTGAAGAACCCACTGGCTGGACTGTAATCTGTCTTGCCAAGCATCCCAAGCACCCTGGTGTTCACATTGTTGGTTGGTATGAGAACGCCACTCTGCATGGAGAATGGCTAGAACCCCCAGCCAACCTCGTGAAAAAACGTGGCGACACAGATCATTTCGCGTACGACTGGTCATACTGTATCACCAGCAAAACGGCCTATTTCGTACCACCTAAGTTCCGCAACGTACCTTTCTCGGATGATTCAGTTCGTCGAGCAAAATATATGTATCTCGTAGGTCCAGCGGTCAAAGTCGACGATACGAGACGTAGAGTTCTTGAGTTGCTTGAAGACCGCATTCGAACGCTACGTCCGTTCGCGATTGTCAATCCCAACGAAGAAGAGTTTGCCGATCCCGAACTTGACGCGGTCGACCCATTGAAAGGATTTGGTACCGCAGAACAACGAAAACGTGTCGAGCAGGCAGCAGAAAAAGCAGTCATCGCTCACTACGAGAGCAGAGGATTTGATTGCGAACGAGTCACACATCTTCCATGCGGATACGACTTCATCTTTTCAAACGGGCGGAAGACGTTGCACGTCGAAGTCAAAGGAACATCCGGCAACGTCCCACAATTTTTCTTGACCAGCAATGAGTATGCAAAGGGTCTGCAATCGGATCCGCATTGGCACTTAGCGATGGTCACGTCGGCCCTGAACGAACCACACGTTGTAATCTACGATGCGGCAGAGCTTCAGAAAATTTTCGATCTCGATCCGTACGTATATGTCGGGAAATTCGTTCCGTCAGTGATCTGACTAAAGAAACCGACTCCGGATAACCGACAGTCGTTGCTCTCGCTTTCTCGACAGAACGTCTTAGTCTCCCTTCTGTCGAGAAAGAGCAAAGCGAATACCGCTCGGTCCGGTCAGAGAAGCAGACGTTGGGTCGACTGTCTCTTCGTTCCAAGGTGATTGGACAGTATGCGTCCGCACTCGAATTGATGCGCCCTCAGAGTCCTGTGATCTGACGCGCACTCGTCGCTTTTCTCGTCGTCCCTTGGTTCGTTCGACGATAAGTTGATCGGCTTGGCTCCGGGCCCCACCTCTGTCCATATCGAGTACCTCGCGAGTAAAAGCAACCGTGTCAGACGGTACTTCTAGCGTCAAAGAAGTCAGCCGCTGGTATTCCACTTCGCTCTTATTAGATATTGGCTCGATCGGGTCTACTTCAATGGACCGATATTGAATATTGCGTAGCCACGCCTGGTCGAGTACCGAAAATCCAGCACGCGGCAATTCGTCGGCAATAATACTGGCGTCGGATTCCGAGTAGTCGGAGGGCTGTTTTCTTCCGTCAATGGCAGATGCTGTTTG
Encoded here:
- a CDS encoding DUF3883 domain-containing protein; the encoded protein is MKKILWVKFGWSEYYQGGVVNGNFAWLVENGEKNGGRGHEAFNFMPMNGIYHCYVPPHAGRYAPTSEEPTGWTVICLAKHPKHPGVHIVGWYENATLHGEWLEPPANLVKKRGDTDHFAYDWSYCITSKTAYFVPPKFRNVPFSDDSVRRAKYMYLVGPAVKVDDTRRRVLELLEDRIRTLRPFAIVNPNEEEFADPELDAVDPLKGFGTAEQRKRVEQAAEKAVIAHYESRGFDCERVTHLPCGYDFIFSNGRKTLHVEVKGTSGNVPQFFLTSNEYAKGLQSDPHWHLAMVTSALNEPHVVIYDAAELQKIFDLDPYVYVGKFVPSVI